One Populus nigra chromosome 16, ddPopNigr1.1, whole genome shotgun sequence genomic window, gatccttatttttttattatttgttttttttcttaattgaatttgtttttcagttccatcattcaatatttaattttattttttatgtcaaatttggtcttaattcttttgattgctatttattttgctctggattttttttttattgattgtttttcaattccatcccttattttttggttaattggAAGTTTGCCTTCATGGTTTTTCCAGGTTTGCCTTTTATGGAGTAATCATAGTCTTATAATCTGGATcatgaatttgaaagattaGATTGAGttgactttgaattttttttcctttactaaAATTGAtctgtttcaatttcatcattcaacattatatGAGGTTATCTAGATCTAATATATTGAGTCGCAAGCTTTACAGGTTAGTCCAGATTgattcaagtcttttttttgttgatttttttttagttttgcccttcaacattaggttggTTTGAGAATTGAGCCTCataattatattcaattttCTCTCCAcgaggttatctcgatctcatgatcAAGTCAcaaatttgacaggttaacttgaGTAGActtagatctttttttattttttttttaaattatcttcaaCATTTGGTTTGCTTGGAATTGaacattaaatttttgttcatgattatctcattctcatttaattttttttctgttatcaaataagattatgaaaatcttttaaaatatttaaaaattatattttcataatattcaCAAGCAATCACTTTTTGCAATTAAGcattatcaattttcttgttctatttactttatttattgttaatatttttttaattatattattaaattaatcaaacttattAAATCTAGTTGAACCAATGATTgaatttcagattttttataCTTCTTTAAAAATGTTAGTATTATctgaacattaattttttattttagaaaaaaattaaccttaCTGTTTAGCACAGACCACCTATGTAGTCGGAACACTGTGAGGATAGTATTTCCCTGTACAAAGTATCCAACAGCCAGTATTGCCCCCCAAATCAACAATCCGAACCGGAAACAACACCACCATAAATAAAGGAGCAAGGCTGGCACCACCAACCTCCCCATGTGCTCACATGCTTTCCAATTTCTTTCAACTTTCCCATCAAttgatcaagaaaaaataattctccAAGAAACTGccccttcttctttcttcttgcttctcattaaggtttttttcttttttatgagagACATGTCCAAGCTGTCTAGAACATCTTCTTCTTCCAAAACAACaacgttgttgttgttgttgttgttgttcctGTTAATGTTGGCTCTCTTGGTTTCCTTCTGTGCTGTGGTGTGCTACTTCTACGCTTGTACTGCTAACCCTAGCAGACTCAACTGGGCTGGTTTCTTTGGGTCGGCCTTCTTGGTTTCCGGGGTCTTATTATTATCAACATTGCTTGTTGTTGCTGCCCGTGCCACGGTGTTGACATGGATCACGGTGCTGGTGCTTCTAGCTTTTTCGGGAAAGCGACGCCGGGTGCTTGTTCAACAAGGGAGGAAAATCACTGCTGATGTTGTTATGTACTTGATTAGAGGGGCTGCTTAGACCCATTAACGAGAAGCAACTCAGGAGGTAAAGGGAAACTGCAGTATTTGAAAGAATATATTTCTCTGTGATTATCTTTCTCCTTTCTTGTTATGGCCTCTGGTGTTTTTGTAGTGCTCACTGTCTTTTTGTAGTGCTATTTTCAAACTGTATTTcgtctctctctccttttcttttctatatatatactgAACAGCATTAAGGGTTCGTACATGTTTATTGCAGATCTTTTTAAAAGGGTTTGTCTCAACAATTGTTGATTCGATCTAGTAAACAAATTGATAAGAAATTTTCACTTCTTTAGCCTCCCTCGTTTCGCCATTTCTTTTACCATGATTGTGACAAAAACATACGTCAAAAAGAAATACGAAAGGCCAGTTAAGCTCCAACCCAACTAGAAGCAAACACCCAAGTCATTAATTAGATCTCGTCAATATCAATCTTCTAGTTGTTTTAACTATCTAGGAATCccatacaggaaaaaaaaaaaccgaggctgttttgttcttttttttttcaaagaaaacatTAGTTAAAAGGTTCAATCTCGTAACTTATGATCTAAATCTGGTTCTAGATTGATTTCtgaatctaattttaaattataataataataacttttatttgtATGTTGATCTAAATCAACTTGGGCGGTTAATCCTCTTGACTAGTAATCCACGCCTTATTCCTGATCGATTCtcaagttgagttttaaaactatgataataatcactttAATCCGTATGATGACCTAAATAAATCTGGGTTAATCCTCCCAACATGTGACTTGGGCTTCACCCCAAGTCAACCTTCGAGTCGAGAGTTAATTCCCGAGTTAGgttataaaactataataataaccatttaTATCTATACGTTCACCCTCTTGACCCTTTACTCGGGTCTTGTTCTAAGTTGACCTCCGAGTCGGGTTTTAATACcatgataataaccatttttatttttatattgacccGAAAAAACCCTTGTCGACCCTCTCAACCCGTGACATGGACCTTACCCCGGATTAACTCttaagttgagttttaaaactataataataatcatttttattcttacgtTAACTCGAGTCAATTCGGGTTTGCCTTCCCGACACGTGGCTCAAGTCTTGCTCCAAATCAATCTCTAAATTGAACTTtaaaaactcgagttaattcGGGTTTACCTTCTCGACACACGACTCAGGTCTTGTTCCATATCAATCTTTAAATTGGACTTTAAAACTATGgttataatcatttttattgttatatatcttaattaaacaattttaaaactaaaagttCTTCAATAGAATactttagaaatataaaataataaatattatgagctctactatattttttattttaaaaatagataaattcactctaaaattataccaaaatataatttatttttaaattcttatattttgaaccaaacatatttatatatttgttatctttatcttttatatcatgaaacaataatcatttaatagAATTTTAACAACAATCAAGTTCAACACTCTTACCTTTTTAtttgacaacaacaacaattactTTTAGTCCTAGGGTGATATGCTTGACCGGCTCATGGGTATGTTGTATTAAAGTTTGACTGAGGATTAGTTTCTATTAATTTGAGGATTAGTTTGTATTAATTTCGTGGCTGAGTATGCCAGGgtggcttattttttttaaatgaatttaaaaaaataatttgaatgattgataaaaataaatataatttaattttaaaaaaattaaaaagatattttatttaatattagaacgatgacatattaaattaataaagacttcaaaacttaactcattaaatttaaaacttaaattatgaACTTCACTAAATTactttgttttcttaaattattatttcataataatattataataaaaatagatgtaaaaattaatcatgaattaaatgctagtatttttttttagattataatatttttatagaaaaattgaaatgagttGTCAcgatgaatttaaaattaataaaatattatggaataaaactgaaagaaataaattttggaatataacatataagaataaaaaaatgaataaatttagaaggtagatttttttttcttaaaaaaaaagatgcgaTGATAATCAATTCAGCTGTTTTAGTAGAGAGAAGAATTAATAGCGTACCTAATTAAGCGATAACTTCCATGTCTCCACTTATCCCCAATTGCACACATTACCACTGAAGTCTTAGCTTATCCACCAAGGACTTATACCAACTAaacaaccaataaaataaacccACGTATGAATTCACAAATTCATACAGTAGTCTCAGTCGTATTAAATCACATCCAATTCAGTTCCTTAATCCCATAGGTTttctatttcaataaaaaaataaaataaaaatagaacttATCCAAGAAGCCAAAACAAAGAGTATAAATACATATagatatatagagagagagagacatgaGGAAATCAAAGCAAGTTTTATAGTTTAGTTAGACGGTAAAAGCGGCTAACAGGTACGCTTGGTAAGTGATTGATTCTTCatattctctcttctctttccgatttttgttcttaatttgaACCATTCGTCCCCTAATCCTTTCTGGGTTTTTTAAGGTTTTCTTTTATTGCGCGGCTTACTGGAACGCGATGGATTCTACTATGGTGATCAAGGTTTGTTCTTTAACGTTTTCTCTTAtttgcttttgtgttttttgtgaataaaatatgtaaattttGGAAATTGGGGTTTTGTGTTTTGAACAATTTGGTTTTAGATACAGCCATGTATTGCTTCAATGATGTGTTTGATCTCTTTGTGCTTTGTTTATTGTGTGTTTGCTCTTTGATcaagtgttgttttttttgtttgttgagtcaaatatgagaaatttttttttttgtttttcatttattattttctcctTTGTTATAGAGTAGGGTTTGATCTGGGTCTTTCgtattatgatttgtttttctttagattAGGGTGTGTAATGAGGTGCTTAAATCTGATGGGCTTATTTTAGAATGTTGTTTTAATAGTTTGAACTCTGACCTCGGCTGAAAAAAGATTCTTTTTTGGATTTGGTTTTATTTAGGGTTTTgccttcttttttcaaaattgtttttatattatgcaGTTTTTGTTGGTCTCAAAGCTGGTGAGATTTCTTCTTTGATGCTTTAAAGGATCTCTGGACCAATTTACTgcacaattttgtttttttatcttatcctTGCAAAGGATTTGAGTAGGGTTATGTAGAAACAGGGTGAGAATATGTTGTGGTTTGAGTTTAGAAAATGTTTTGACAACAAATGGAATTGTATgttaatttgaatttctttatgTTCTTTATATTCCAATTGCCtctgcttttatttatttatttatttatatttgctCATGTGGATACAGGTTAAATATAGTGATACACTTAGGCGTTTTAATGCTCATGTAAAGGAGAATGAGCAACTCGATCTTGACATGATTGCACTGAGGGAAAAGATCTTcggtctttttaattttcctccAGATGCTGATCTCACTCTGACCTATATTGATGAAGATGGGGATGTGGTTACTCttgctgatgatgatgatctgcGTGATGTGATGAGGCAGAACCTGAAGTTTTTGAGGATTGATGTACAGCTTAATAATGATAAGTCTGGTAAATCTAATGCTAGATCCAGTGGTAGTTCTACCCCTATGAGGTCCCCCAGGGTCCAGAGTCCATTACCATGCCTCAACAATGGTGTTGCTGAAGTTTTGAAATCTGTGCCAGAGCCCTTACGTGAAGTACTCTCAAAGATATCTCTCGACCTGACTTCAAAAGCTGTGGCTTCTAATGCAGTGCTCACTGAGCTTGTTGACTGCTTTTCAAAAATGGGGCAATCCCACCTGAATCCAACCTCCCAGTCTCATGATGGTATAGGCCCCCAAACTGGAGCTACAGCTCCTACAGTTCTAAATGCTTCCAAGGATGGTGGCTTGAAAGAAGACTTGCCGAATTTAAACTCACCTCTCAAAACTAGCCAGGAGGAGAGGTTTGAAAATGGTACTAAGACTGCGATGTCACCACACACAGCTGTCCCTTCTCCTGTTAATCTGAATCCTAACCCTCAAATTTCCAATTCATTTGTGCATTATACACCCCTTGCATCCTTCATTCCTGCTAGTGATGATTGGAAGGAAGCCAAGAAACAGAATACTGGTCTTCCAACTGGGAAGCCTGGCTGGTTTGGTTTCCCCAGCATTCCTGTGAATCATGGCTTTCCTTTACAGACTGATTGTCCATTTAGTGGAATGCCAGTGGCAAATGACTCAGCTTCACGCACTCTCAAAGGTCATGTAATTAAGAGAAACAATTCTCTTAATAATCCCATGGTTGGCATGTTTCATAGGGGTGTTCAATGTGATGGTTGTGGTGTTCATCCAATTACTGGGCCTCGGTACAAGTCCAAAGTGTAAGATATACACTTAAAGCTTTGATGTTGTGCCTATGCTTATAAAGATAATGGCTGTTGAATCGAT contains:
- the LOC133676075 gene encoding uncharacterized protein LOC133676075, whose translation is MSKLSRTSSSSKTTTLLLLLLLFLLMLALLVSFCAVVCYFYACTANPSRLNWAGFFGSAFLVSGVLLLSTLLVVAARATVLTWITVLVLLAFSGKRRRVLVQQGRKITADVVMYLIRGAA